One genomic segment of Microcella indica includes these proteins:
- a CDS encoding hemolysin family protein — MLGIGVLLTIGTGLFVASEFALVNLDRSELEARQARGEKRLGPTISALKITSTHLSSAQLGITLTTLLTGYTMEPAISSLLAGPLTAIGLPEAAVRPVGSVTAIVAATLLSMIVGELVPKNFALSLPRQTAKLVIPFQWAFTTVFRPAIVFLNNSANTLLRAMGVDPKEELSGARTAEELASLVRRSASEGSLEAGTATLLSRTLAFSQHSAQDVMTPRPRVAAVERGDSAQDVIDLARRTGHSRFPVVDDSIDDIVGIVHVKQAVAVPRERRADVPASALQSDALRVPETMKLDTLLGELRAQGYQMAIVVDEYGGTAGVATLEDLVEELVGEVSDEHDRAIVDVVRSRDWLTFPGILRPDELRDRAGVTVPDDGPWETVGGYLMAELGRLPRVADTIEIPEGTFRIERLDGRRIDRVRFTPRARDEAETVEAGEVR, encoded by the coding sequence CTGCTCGGCATCGGCGTGCTGCTGACGATCGGCACCGGCCTGTTCGTCGCGAGCGAGTTCGCGCTCGTCAACCTCGACCGCTCCGAGCTCGAAGCCCGCCAGGCGCGGGGGGAGAAGCGGCTCGGGCCGACCATCTCGGCGCTCAAGATCACGTCGACGCACCTCTCGAGCGCGCAGTTGGGCATCACGCTCACGACGCTCCTCACGGGCTACACGATGGAGCCCGCGATCTCGAGCCTGCTCGCCGGGCCCCTCACGGCGATCGGCCTGCCCGAGGCCGCCGTGCGTCCGGTCGGCTCGGTGACGGCGATCGTCGCCGCGACGCTTCTGTCGATGATCGTCGGCGAGCTCGTGCCGAAGAACTTCGCGCTCTCACTGCCCCGGCAGACCGCCAAGCTCGTCATCCCGTTCCAGTGGGCCTTCACGACCGTGTTCCGGCCCGCGATCGTCTTCCTCAACAACTCGGCGAACACGCTCCTGCGGGCGATGGGCGTCGACCCGAAGGAGGAGCTGAGCGGGGCGCGCACGGCCGAGGAGCTCGCCTCGCTCGTGCGCCGCTCAGCGAGCGAGGGCAGCCTCGAGGCGGGCACGGCGACTCTGCTCTCCCGCACTCTCGCGTTCTCGCAGCACTCGGCGCAAGACGTCATGACGCCCCGCCCCCGCGTCGCGGCCGTCGAACGCGGCGACTCCGCGCAGGACGTCATCGATCTCGCGCGGCGCACGGGGCACTCGCGGTTCCCCGTCGTCGACGACTCCATCGACGACATCGTCGGCATCGTGCACGTCAAGCAGGCTGTCGCTGTGCCGCGAGAGCGGCGCGCGGATGTTCCCGCGAGCGCGCTGCAATCGGATGCTCTGCGCGTGCCCGAGACCATGAAGCTCGACACCCTGCTCGGTGAGCTGCGCGCCCAGGGCTACCAGATGGCGATCGTCGTCGACGAGTACGGCGGCACGGCGGGCGTCGCGACGCTCGAAGATCTCGTGGAGGAGCTCGTGGGCGAAGTGAGCGACGAGCACGATCGCGCGATCGTCGACGTCGTGCGCTCGCGCGACTGGCTGACCTTCCCCGGCATCCTGCGGCCCGACGAGCTGCGCGACCGCGCCGGGGTGACGGTGCCCGACGACGGGCCATGGGAGACCGTGGGCGGCTACCTCATGGCCGAGCTCGGGCGTCTCCCGCGCGTGGCCGACACGATCGAGATCCCGGAGGGGACCTTCCGCATCGAGCGGCTCGACGGGCGGCGCATCGACCGCGTGCGCTTCACACCGCGAGCCCGTGACGAGGCCGAGACCGTCGAGGCAGGTGAGGTGCGATGA
- a CDS encoding hemolysin family protein, with product MSESDWWGIAWLVILLAGNAFFVGAEFAVISAKRSQIEPRAEKGSRAAKTALWAMEHATLMLATSQLGITVCSLLILNVSEPAIKHLLEVPLELTGLGPEWIAGIAFTIALLFVSYLHVVLGEMVPKNLSFSLPTRAVLILAPPLVTVARIFAPIIWSLNGIANGVLRLFGVEPKDEATSAFTLEEVETIVQQSTREGLLMDTSGALTAAFEFTTKIVDDVALPLDTLVALPEDASAIDLERAVAQRGFSRYPLVDERGEPTGYLHLKDVIDLPEDEQDDPVPPKRIRRLVSILATADLEDALAIMRRSGAHLARAVDAEGRTSGVLFLEDIIEELVGEVQDATRRR from the coding sequence ATGAGCGAATCAGACTGGTGGGGCATCGCGTGGCTCGTGATCCTGCTCGCGGGCAACGCCTTCTTCGTCGGCGCCGAGTTCGCCGTCATCTCCGCGAAGCGCTCCCAGATCGAGCCGCGCGCCGAGAAGGGCTCCCGGGCGGCGAAGACGGCGCTCTGGGCCATGGAGCACGCGACGCTCATGCTCGCGACGAGCCAGTTGGGCATCACGGTGTGCTCGCTCCTCATCCTCAACGTCTCCGAGCCCGCCATCAAGCACCTCCTCGAGGTGCCGCTCGAGCTCACAGGGCTGGGCCCGGAGTGGATCGCGGGCATCGCCTTCACGATCGCGCTGCTCTTCGTCTCCTACCTGCACGTCGTGCTCGGCGAGATGGTGCCCAAGAACCTCTCCTTCTCGCTGCCGACGCGCGCAGTGCTCATCCTCGCGCCGCCGCTCGTGACCGTCGCGCGCATCTTCGCCCCCATCATCTGGAGCCTCAACGGCATCGCCAACGGCGTGCTGCGGCTGTTCGGGGTCGAGCCGAAGGACGAGGCCACGAGCGCATTCACGCTCGAGGAGGTCGAGACGATCGTGCAGCAGTCCACGCGGGAGGGACTGCTCATGGACACCTCGGGGGCGCTCACGGCGGCGTTCGAGTTCACGACGAAGATCGTCGACGATGTCGCTCTGCCGCTCGACACGCTCGTGGCCCTGCCGGAGGACGCCTCGGCGATCGATCTGGAGCGCGCGGTCGCCCAGCGCGGCTTCAGCCGGTACCCGCTCGTGGACGAGCGCGGCGAGCCGACCGGCTACCTGCACCTCAAGGACGTCATCGATCTGCCCGAGGACGAGCAGGACGACCCGGTGCCGCCCAAGCGCATCCGTCGCCTCGTCTCGATCCTCGCGACGGCAGACCTCGAGGATGCCCTCGCGATCATGCGGCGCTCGGGTGCCCACCTCGCGCGCGCCGTCGACGCGGAAGGCCGCACGAGCGGCGTCCTCTTCCTCGAGGACATCATCGAGGAGCTCGTCGGCGAGGTGCAGGACGCCACGAGGCGTCGTTAG